In Montipora capricornis isolate CH-2021 chromosome 4, ASM3666992v2, whole genome shotgun sequence, the DNA window gtcaaattcaaatgtttcACCAAGCAACGGGTTGAATGGCTTGCCTACCCTTGAGGCTGTTGTAGAGTACGAGGAGACTGTAAATGCTGCGACATAGCTCATTTGTTCAGTGGACGACTCACAGGCAGCCGCCTTATCCAAAAGATGTGCATATTCTAATTCCTCTGTAAGCCTTTGGAGCATAGAAATGGGCTCATTAAAATTGACCTGTAAGTATGAAAACAGGGTTAGTTTTGTACCTATGGTGACCTGAAAGCCACCTTGCTACCAACCATCAACCTCTATCTGTCTTAATGGAAAAGTTTTAACGGAACAGCTTTGCTGTCCTTGTAGGACAAAAAAAATCCGATGTCATTATTATAGCTATAAAGAAGGACCATGTGCAATTAATATCactcaactagtggactaatgcaaatcctgcgtTTTAACTGGCTtcactactagaggactatgAGTAATAGTCCTCAAGGAGCATGGCGCTTCCTTTCGTTTTactcccaaataaatatttcttcaacttgcatttactaactttattattgccttttctgtccgactagttgggtgatactaaaacaattagacccttcgccctcaagggccacaggaCAATAACCCATTCGGCTTCACCTCATGGGGAGCGGATTGACCAGTAGCCCTTGCGGGTTACGGGTATAATGGTTAATTATTAGTAGAAGTTCTTAGACTGAGAATTTCTGGAAAACCCCAAAAATGACATTGCAAGTCTTCAAAACTAATATTTTGCTGACTGGGGGGTCCGTATAGCAAAAAACGATAGACCAACCTTTGTATGTAAGGACTGATCTGGtgttaaaaaaatggaaatttaaggtcaggGACAAAAACTCTCAGAGCGTTGCTGCGCCCGTTGGCAGAGATAGAAAAATCCCGACTGCAAGAAAAAGCAATTGCACCAAATGAACCAATAAGTGCAGGATTTGATACCGTGCCGGCATTCcctcttggaaaaaaataatcacTTATTCTTTGGTTATTCATTAACATACCAGAACCCACTGGCTATGGCgcggtggtgagagcactcgcctcccacccacgtggccggggttcgattcccagactcggcgtcaaatgcgggtttttctccgggtactctggttgtCCCCTCTtctaaaaccaacatttgatttgatctacatctattttttaattaagtttacagtgtccccaattagtgctccagcacaagaagactagacacttaaaagtgcccctgtgaccaaaaaatcaattcttatttttcattggatttcaaatctatgttaactaaacactaagcgaccaaagttttcagccttgatttaaaaaaagatgcccgtttattttaactggaattttcctatttaatccTTTGACTCCCAAGCTGGCTTGAACCCGCCATccttagtattttactataacgccagataattttactcgtcaatggggaactcccgggagtcaatgggttaattaatggaaAGAATGATGttaaaggctcactagtttaagaatgcaatgcatgcaTACACTGCAGAATTAATAATGCATCATGGGAGTTTTGGGCCTTCAGACTTTTAAAGTCGcattttgcatatgtaataagctgcattcacactctgaaattttaagctagtgcgCCTTTGGCATCATTTTTctctggatccaaccctctgaggtccaatcggtcagttttgaatgtgagtaatgacAGACcgcgaaatccaaaacttacacacaaagtaaatggcctttggataaaaatcaaagctcacaaatttgccagtcaggtgctaagcaaacacacttttaaaatctgaaggaaaaaaggaagtgattctttttatcacaggggcactttaaataaagttcctttccttttccttgccTTTTTATCACTGACTCTATGTGCTTTGAACCTACACTGAGAACTTGCCCCAAAGCCTATTCCATTTCTATGGACCAGGCATTGCTCATGGAAATTCTTTCCAAAAGTTTATaagaattatttattaatttaatatttctaaACACTTCATTACCTCTTTAGTAGGTGATACTGTATCTGGAAAAAGAACTTGCTAATTTTGATGCTCGCCCTTTGCAATGACAcgttcaaaaaacaaaaaaagtggcATATGATGTATTGAACTTGAGGTTCAAGTTTCTCTTGTGAGGTTTAAGAAGAATTGACTTACTGGCATGGGTATTTTAGACAACTCTTTCCCTATACAGTTCTTCATTATGCTCCACAGATTAATGCTTATGTCTGGTTTGTCTGGAATCTTCTTTCTGAACTGCTTTGTTACAATCTTGTCTGTAGATTGCTAAGGTGAACAAACAAAATGTTAACATCCACAAAAAGTCCATACTAGAAGGCAAACAAAGTTGTAAACACCACTACGGTAAATtaaattgtgaagaagagctcccctcAACCAAcagtcggtcaactgtcggccaacagaTAACTCGCCTAGGGCATTTTGACAGCTTTTGTTTACCACCCAATCAAATTATTTGAACATTCTCTTGGGATTCCCATtgttttctcattggttcagcgtgctttatgagccTGCCTTTGCATGGGAAAATGATACTGAAAATTCTTCAATTATGCAGTATGTTTCGACTGTGTTTGTACAGGCTGTGCCATCAATTTTCATATAATACAGTTCATGTATCATTGGCAATAATCCAGGAATGTCTTATCGAACATTTCTCGGGCGCAATTGGAAATAATATGGGCATGAAAGGCTCGGGCACTTTGGGCCCGACAGCTCTGAGAACGATAAGGCATCATAGGCACGACAGGCATGATATAGACTACAAAGACGATTTTTTTGAGGCCAGTCAGAGTGACATTGTATACAAGACCTTTCATCTTTAACCCTGTGTCAAAGAGAAAACAACCAAATGATAACCATAAACATGATTTATGTGCATGGATTTTTTCCCATGATCTTcatctatttttattttaatacaaAAATTAAGGCAATTAAGACCAAGGCGTTTTTCACAAAACAGACAGAAATTTTAAACCTGGCTTTCTTCTGACTCGGATCTCAATTGCCTGGGAGCTCTTCAATGAACAACCCTCTTTTAAAGATTGCACATACCTCCTACAAATGTTATGCGATTGGTAAGCAACATCACATGCAAGGCCACATTCTACTACAATAAAGGGAATCAACACTAACCATTACACTTGTTCCAAATGATCCACCCACAGTGGAAGGTGCAGTGACAACCCGGCCATGTGCACCTTCATTAGTACCTTCTGTCAATCCATCTTCGTGATGAGAagtttctgaacaagtagcctCCCTCACTACCTCTTGTTTGCCCACTGAGTTATCAGACAGTGTTCTTGCCAACATTGGTTTGTTATTTTCTAAATCTACGCTAAGCTCAGAGCTCGAACTTTGCAAACTCTCCCGGCTCTTATTCACTGACAATGTGAATCCTTCAGGATGCTCTGCAATGGCATCAAAGAATTCTGCATTttcatcatcttcttcttctaatTCTTCATCCTCATCACTGTCACGTCCTGGCTCAGAACCAGGAATAACAGGCAAGACAGCACCTGTGCTTTTACGGCATGCCCTTTCAAGTGTATTGTGTTGTTTAGCTAAGGCCTCAACTGTCTCCTCAAGGGTAATGCGCCTCTGGCGTTCCAGATGCAAACTCTTGTGCCACTTCTTCTCCTGTGTTTGAGCTAGTTCCAAGAATTCTGCACAAGCCTGGGGGAAAACACAAAATCACTCACGTTTACACTTCTGGACAATGTTTAAAAGTATGATAATATTGTCGCTCTCTTAAGATAGCTCAAGCTTGTAACAttaaaaataacataaattttATCATCAATGTTAGAAAGCAATAACCTACAGTTGTATAGGCCCCTGGGGCTTTCTAGCAATCAGATGAATCccttattttacaatgactgcaaaaattctcgcacgctcattggctaatttttattgtcaataagcagacagacacaaatttataatttatgcgataatgacacGATATTGCCCGCGTCAGCTTGAAGTTTCTCACATTTTTGTCTcactttcttctcgtgtttcgacttaattttgacccctctgcctttttgttattgtaaaaaacaaattgatgacagtttttcatgcgtctgtcctgttattgacaatgaatttcgtcataacattgtcaaagtagtctgcggatccacaaggcgacagctactttgacaatgttatgacgaaattcatgatcaataacaagACAGACGCATGataaactgacatcaatttgttaacttGAAAGCATGTATACTACCCCACCCTGCCACACAGTAATCTGAAGATCAAACACCTAAGCCAATAATTTGGATTCGGATGTCAATaatttggattcgctctgacgaagggctaacgctcgaaacgtcagcttttagaatctctgtacggtggtcaatttacattatcaactctgttgataaaccaagtttttgtatactacttccccaccgacgcagcaccacagtttctttagaaactaccccacCATTCAATAATTTGGAGTTGAGCTCAGTTGTCTCGAAGTTGAATTGGTgttcaaaactaaattttcgacctcaGACATTGTGCTTCtaactttctgattggttcactcaatcacagttatcagctcatacaTGTATACTGACCTGAATGACCTAATTTGGAAACTGATGGTAtgaagtgttgccaagctggaaactgattgcctttaatttccaagtgtccaaaCATTCAGAATTGAAAGTCCCTATGGCCCTTATTTTCCcatgtttttaacttttcgttTAAAAAATCTATAGTGTCTGGAGTGTagtacttaaaaaaaattgccccCATACTGTATCCACACGCTTTGGCCAGCGTTTGATTTATATGCAAACAATTTTGGCCAAGCCAGCTGGACCCTGGTAACTAATGATGTCAAAGAAGTAACTAGATCGCATCTCTTCAGAAAGAAATGCGCAAAGTGTAAGAATAGAAGTCTTGTTGAAAATCTAGAGCTTAGGgttagagttagggttaggtcCTTCGAACGCTGTGccttctttgacgtcattagttacCAGGACCCAGCTAGATCAGCCAAGAATCAAAGCAGGGATTTTGCTAAGCGCTGGCTGCCAGTGAAAATCACCACTTGAGAAATGGGTGATCACCAGCTGAAGTTTGGGCGTCGATCGAAGTGACCACGACAATCGGAAATTATACATATATCTGCCTGTCTACAGAATGATCACTAGAATTTATCAATACTGGAAATGAAATAGAAGCGTTGTTTTAAGTACTGTTGTGCGTGCTGAGTGTTGTGAGACACACTTGGAACAATCTTGTTACCAGGTCCCTTTGCTGCTCAGAGTGCGAACTGCCTTAATAGAACCTTCAACTGGATGAATTTATTCTTACTTGCAACCTTCTCAAAGGCCTGCTAAAACATGTGGATACACTATGCATGAGTGAAACATTTTTGAAGTACTAACACTCAAAACACTATAAATATTGAAATGGAAAGTTACTAAACAGTGAAAAAAATAAGCATCACAGGgactttaatgaaaatttaatgaaacaatacATACAGTTATAGGCAACTCAATGCTACGCGCCTCATTCACTATATTTTGCCATCTCATAACCAACccacgctcatggaataataagcacttaatgactggccccaagggaaacagtgagttttgtttccccgagaccctcaatgtttcCCGAGGCGAAGcagagggaaacattgaggtcatGGGGAaccaaaactcactgtttcccgaggggccagtcattaagtattttgttatacctcccaactaaaaatagaacaatacacagataaaaattatttgcttgacgttggctggcgtacagatttgccgccgtttcaaaggtgcacgacctgatcacgtgtgagtcgaaagttcaagggCGTCATTAAGTTTTGTTCGTCCTAGGGCGTAATGAATTTTTtcccaatgacacgtgacacgttctcctccaatcagaaaacgtatttgagttgggaggtataacaatagtTATTGTTACTTATTCCTATCCTCCATGTCAACAGAACAGCAAACTTGAAAGTGCTTACACTGATCATGGCATTTGCAGTGATCCTGAAAAGAGTGGCCTTCTCATTCACAAACTTAAGCTTGGACAAAAGTGTGGGATTGTCTTCCACTTCTTGAAGCTCCACGATGACACGCTGCAGGGCAGAGCCATGCTTGCCTACAAGATCATTGCAAGTCTGCAAGTCGTCCAACTTTGCATTCAATGGCTTGATGTCCTCAGCTTGATCAGGATTTggatcttcttcttcatctgaAAATAAAACATGAAAATTGAATGAATCTCTCTATACCCTTCTTTGTTACTGTACAGCCAAAAAAGCTACAGTGATTTGGAACACATAACCAGTATTACATATAGACCCCTTTCAcaatggtggccaaataaaataatCTTTCATTTTAATGAGCGGTTTTGAagtgagtgtcgtaaaaccaaaaccatagtaattactttaaccaatcaaaaaggacggagacactccagtaaaccaatcaaaactcaaagtaattacacatagctgacacaaaaggcgggaaaatgtgcatgcacgAGCCACAatcggttttgg includes these proteins:
- the LOC138046949 gene encoding oxysterol-binding protein 1-like isoform X3, with translation MLCLKMILSRGDEEEDPNPDQAEDIKPLNAKLDDLQTCNDLVGKHGSALQRVIVELQEVEDNPTLLSKLKFVNEKATLFRITANAMISACAEFLELAQTQEKKWHKSLHLERQRRITLEETVEALAKQHNTLERACRKSTGAVLPVIPGSEPGRDSDEDEELEEEDDENAEFFDAIAEHPEGFTLSVNKSRESLQSSSSELSVDLENNKPMLARTLSDNSVGKQEVVREATCSETSHHEDGLTEGTNEGAHGRVVTAPSTVGGSFGTSVMQSTDKIVTKQFRKKIPDKPDISINLWSIMKNCIGKELSKIPMPVNFNEPISMLQRLTEELEYAHLLDKAAACESSTEQMSYVAAFTVSSYSTTASRVGKPFNPLLGETFEFDRTEDLGWRSLAEQVSHHPPASALHAEHKDWIFWQEFTLTSKFRGKYLQVIPHGTAHLKFTKTGNHYSWKKVTTTIHNIIVGKLWIDQSGEMDIENHTTKDVCHLKYDAYNYFGRDTPRKVTGVITDHHKVVRYVISGTWDNKIDGAKVVYTRPSSSAVKQPPSTPHKSQAQTMPPVTLWTTNPPLPGCEKMYNFAEFALALNQPDETVAPTDSRRRPDQRLMENCSWDEANQEKQKLEELQRTRRRKREIEAAEAQKEGKVYEGYQPCWFENVSDEVTKSNLHVYKGGYWEAKETKDWSLCPEIFS